One window of Desulfovibrio subterraneus genomic DNA carries:
- the tsaA gene encoding tRNA (N6-threonylcarbamoyladenosine(37)-N6)-methyltransferase TrmO: protein MHISYSPIGYFKTPHTTIEDMPIQPRGAVGIRGTVSVNAEYAEGLADLDGFSHVIVLYHFHKVTSHALTVVPFLDTQSRGVFATRSPKRPNSIGLSVMRLVSVRGCELELENVDVLDGTPVLDIKPYVPGFDVWPVEQVGWLEKGEQDAEIMRSDDRFKD, encoded by the coding sequence ATGCATATTTCTTACTCCCCCATAGGCTACTTCAAGACCCCTCATACCACGATTGAGGATATGCCCATTCAGCCGCGTGGAGCTGTGGGAATTCGTGGAACAGTATCCGTTAATGCGGAATATGCCGAGGGGCTGGCCGATCTGGATGGTTTTTCACACGTTATTGTTCTCTATCACTTTCACAAGGTGACAAGCCATGCGCTGACTGTTGTTCCCTTTCTGGATACGCAGAGCCGTGGTGTGTTTGCCACCCGTTCGCCCAAGAGACCTAACTCCATAGGGCTGTCCGTGATGCGCCTCGTTTCGGTTCGCGGTTGCGAATTGGAACTGGAGAATGTGGATGTGCTTGATGGAACGCCCGTTCTGGATATCAAGCCCTATGTACCCGGTTTTGATGTCTGGCCTGTGGAACAGGTCGGGTGGCTCGAAAAAGGTGAACAGGATGCGGAAATTATGCGGAGTGATGATCGCTTCAAAGATTAG
- a CDS encoding type 1 glutamine amidotransferase domain-containing protein: MQILAGKRVLMFVDDVYEDLELWYPKLRLEEAGAEVVVAGPDKGRTYAGKHGYPCVADAAIADMDHTTFHMLVLAGGFAPDKLRRDPKVLEITRAMHEDGKLIAHICHAGWIPISAKIMKGYRCTSTPGIKDDLENAGAIWEDKPVVVDRNQISSRRPSDLPDFCRAILDYASK, encoded by the coding sequence ATGCAAATACTCGCAGGAAAACGCGTTCTCATGTTCGTGGACGATGTATATGAAGACCTTGAACTCTGGTACCCCAAGTTGCGCCTTGAAGAAGCCGGAGCGGAAGTCGTCGTCGCAGGCCCTGATAAAGGCCGCACCTATGCAGGCAAGCACGGATACCCCTGCGTGGCCGACGCAGCCATTGCGGATATGGATCATACCACCTTCCACATGCTGGTGCTGGCAGGAGGATTCGCTCCGGACAAGCTGCGCCGTGACCCCAAGGTGCTGGAGATTACGCGTGCCATGCATGAAGACGGCAAGCTAATCGCGCATATCTGCCACGCAGGATGGATTCCCATCTCCGCCAAGATCATGAAGGGCTATCGGTGCACATCCACCCCCGGCATAAAGGACGATCTGGAAAACGCCGGCGCCATATGGGAAGACAAGCCCGTGGTGGTGGACCGCAACCAGATCAGCAGCCGCCGCCCTTCTGACCTTCCTGATTTCTGCCGCGCCATTCTGGACTACGCGTCCAAGTAG
- a CDS encoding HDOD domain-containing protein, whose amino-acid sequence MITKEVLESISPEARDKAKAFLKMRFRYTNHDHPFVAQLVRFAYTELLERIAQGIDTGHSAEQPIPSETLGAPSIGKGCSMGTLLTQRINLVSLPQLVVQLQEAMHSPKASASDIAKIISNDVKLTASLLRLVNSPLYGLVTKIETVSRAVALIGLRPLASLAMGATLISGLNKQLQGLALEEFWLHSIACASIAKRLAEQTGRAEPERYFVDGLLHDIGRLFILGAFPDESESVQNFAIGKGISMHAAETTVFGFSHVDVGASILAKWNLSPATTAAVRFHHSPEEAPEQGIDDHHIIHLADAMAKALGYHARGDHFVPRVSMLSWNKLALPLPQLEETIADLHLEIETVAQIMLHSSF is encoded by the coding sequence ATGATCACGAAAGAAGTTCTGGAATCCATTTCTCCGGAGGCCCGGGATAAGGCCAAAGCCTTTCTCAAAATGCGCTTCAGGTATACCAACCACGATCATCCGTTCGTGGCACAACTGGTGCGCTTTGCCTACACCGAATTACTCGAACGCATTGCCCAGGGCATAGACACGGGGCATTCCGCCGAACAGCCTATACCGTCGGAGACACTGGGAGCCCCCAGCATCGGCAAAGGCTGCTCCATGGGCACCCTTCTGACCCAGCGGATCAATCTGGTATCCCTGCCGCAGCTTGTGGTGCAGTTGCAGGAAGCCATGCATTCACCCAAGGCTTCCGCCAGTGATATCGCCAAAATCATCAGCAATGACGTAAAACTCACTGCCTCGCTTTTACGTCTGGTCAACAGTCCGCTCTACGGTCTTGTCACCAAAATCGAAACCGTTTCCCGGGCGGTGGCGCTTATCGGCCTCAGGCCGCTTGCAAGCCTCGCCATGGGAGCAACGCTCATCAGCGGTTTAAACAAGCAGTTGCAGGGCCTCGCGCTTGAAGAGTTCTGGTTGCACAGCATCGCCTGCGCCTCTATCGCCAAACGGCTGGCAGAGCAGACAGGTCGGGCCGAGCCCGAGCGCTATTTCGTGGACGGCCTTCTGCATGACATAGGACGGCTGTTCATTCTGGGTGCATTTCCCGATGAATCCGAATCTGTTCAGAATTTTGCCATAGGCAAGGGGATTTCCATGCACGCAGCCGAAACTACGGTGTTCGGCTTCAGCCACGTGGACGTTGGCGCCAGCATTCTCGCCAAATGGAATCTGAGCCCTGCGACAACAGCAGCTGTACGCTTCCACCACTCTCCGGAAGAGGCACCAGAACAAGGCATTGACGACCATCACATTATCCATCTTGCCGATGCCATGGCAAAGGCCCTCGGATACCATGCCCGGGGTGACCATTTTGTTCCCAGAGTTTCCATGCTCTCATGGAACAAGCTGGCTCTCCCGCTCCCGCAGCTGGAAGAAACCATTGCAGATCTGCATCTGGAAATTGAAACAGTTGCGCAGATAATGCTACACTCTTCATTCTAG
- a CDS encoding NAD-dependent epimerase/dehydratase family protein has product MPSQTRHACLVTGCAGFVGSHLTDSLLAMGYPVVGVDIRPRNEAHNLSGAFGNPLFHYLERDITHHEVLASASALCGDIRYIFHLAAVVMVAFSMEHPELTMATNYTATKALHEEAVQAGAKAFLFAGSAAEYGDDPRLPLKEEYATDATIHNSPYGRSKYLSSSLMQNSGVGCSLRFFNIFGPRQDPSSPYSGVVSKFITQAVDGKDLTIFGDGGQTRDFIYVSDVVQSYLIAAGIVPAPSTGVAAPLSGIYNVGTGNSISVRELADQVVANTGKGSNVLFATPRAGDIYHSRADVSRFNSCTGFQAVVPFAEGLDRTISWMSEAQ; this is encoded by the coding sequence ATGCCTTCTCAAACCAGACACGCCTGCCTTGTTACCGGCTGCGCCGGCTTTGTAGGAAGCCACCTCACCGATTCGCTGCTCGCAATGGGATATCCGGTTGTCGGCGTTGACATACGCCCCCGCAATGAAGCGCACAATCTGTCAGGAGCCTTCGGCAACCCGCTCTTCCATTACCTTGAGCGGGACATAACGCACCACGAGGTGCTTGCATCGGCTTCTGCCCTCTGCGGAGACATCCGATACATTTTTCATCTTGCCGCCGTGGTCATGGTCGCTTTTTCCATGGAACATCCGGAACTCACCATGGCCACCAACTATACGGCAACCAAGGCCCTGCATGAAGAGGCAGTGCAGGCCGGAGCAAAGGCATTTCTTTTTGCCGGATCGGCCGCCGAATATGGTGACGATCCCCGCCTGCCGCTCAAGGAAGAATACGCAACAGACGCCACCATCCACAACAGCCCTTACGGGCGCTCGAAATATCTGTCCTCAAGCCTCATGCAGAACAGCGGTGTAGGCTGCTCCCTGCGCTTCTTCAACATTTTCGGCCCACGGCAGGACCCCAGCAGCCCTTACAGCGGTGTTGTTTCCAAATTCATCACGCAGGCAGTGGACGGCAAAGACCTTACCATCTTCGGCGACGGCGGGCAGACCCGCGACTTCATCTATGTTTCCGATGTGGTGCAGTCCTACCTCATTGCAGCCGGAATTGTCCCTGCTCCCTCAACCGGCGTTGCCGCTCCCCTATCCGGCATCTACAATGTGGGTACCGGCAATTCCATCAGCGTGCGGGAACTTGCGGATCAGGTGGTGGCAAACACCGGCAAGGGCAGCAATGTTCTGTTTGCCACGCCGAGAGCTGGCGACATTTATCATTCGCGTGCCGATGTATCCCGCTTCAACAGCTGCACAGGCTTTCAGGCCGTCGTACCCTTTGCGGAAGGACTGGATCGAACCATCAGCTGGATGAGCGAAGCACAATAA
- the pelG gene encoding exopolysaccharide Pel transporter PelG, which yields MAGIGFELRRILGKGSYLNELSAYLYAALISSGPWLMSIFTLSVLGLFREQTLSNVEHEVFRSTIIYTYAFSLVFVGFFQLVATRYLADELFLGRAESTMRAFWSCCAAVLCIGVPLAALAYLRFDISGYYKLLAVMLFAVVSLIWLAMIFISAIKDYIQIVLAFAVGTAISIGGALWLSHILGPEGHMLGYLIGQSVIFFWLLSRLLAEFHLGAVFDKAMWGYFIKYWELAAIGIMYNLAIWIDKIIFWLAPDARTIVPFFKTHDFYEGPVFFAYLTIVPTLAIFLMKVETTFYDHYRLYYAKVMENLPLHAILDEKSRLVDSLHNSLREILIIQGAITVLCIAFAPQIIAMAQLSPIQIPIYRIALTGAFLQVLLSVVIIILFYFDRRRDVLFISALFLVTNGFFSWITTQMDAGFYGYGYCYSCFTALFAAYWRLDWNISNLEYITFARQPIG from the coding sequence ATGGCAGGAATAGGCTTTGAACTGCGGCGCATTCTAGGCAAGGGTTCCTACCTGAACGAGCTGAGCGCCTATCTGTATGCGGCACTCATTTCCTCCGGCCCATGGCTCATGAGCATTTTCACGCTCTCGGTGCTGGGCCTGTTCAGGGAGCAGACGCTCTCCAACGTGGAGCACGAGGTGTTCCGCTCCACCATCATCTATACCTACGCCTTTTCACTTGTCTTTGTGGGCTTCTTCCAGCTGGTTGCCACCCGCTATCTTGCGGATGAGCTCTTTCTCGGCAGGGCGGAATCCACCATGCGCGCCTTCTGGAGCTGCTGCGCCGCAGTTCTCTGCATAGGCGTTCCGCTTGCTGCGCTCGCCTATCTGCGGTTCGACATTTCAGGGTATTACAAACTGCTCGCGGTTATGCTGTTCGCCGTGGTCAGCCTTATCTGGCTGGCCATGATCTTCATCTCCGCAATCAAGGACTATATTCAGATCGTGCTGGCCTTTGCCGTGGGCACTGCCATCAGCATTGGCGGAGCACTGTGGCTCAGCCATATTCTTGGGCCGGAAGGCCACATGCTCGGCTACCTCATAGGGCAGTCGGTCATATTCTTCTGGCTGCTTTCCCGCCTGCTTGCCGAATTCCATCTCGGGGCCGTTTTTGATAAGGCCATGTGGGGATATTTCATAAAATACTGGGAACTTGCAGCCATCGGCATCATGTATAATCTTGCCATATGGATAGATAAAATCATCTTCTGGCTGGCACCGGATGCCCGCACCATAGTGCCTTTCTTCAAGACGCACGACTTTTACGAAGGGCCTGTCTTTTTCGCCTACCTGACCATTGTCCCCACCCTTGCCATTTTTCTCATGAAGGTGGAAACAACGTTCTACGATCATTACAGGCTCTACTATGCCAAGGTGATGGAGAACCTACCGCTGCATGCCATTCTGGATGAAAAAAGCAGACTTGTGGACTCGCTGCACAACTCGCTGCGCGAGATACTCATCATTCAGGGGGCCATAACCGTGCTGTGCATCGCCTTTGCGCCACAGATCATCGCCATGGCACAACTCTCGCCCATTCAGATTCCCATTTACCGTATCGCCCTGACAGGAGCCTTCTTGCAGGTACTGCTGTCAGTTGTTATTATTATACTGTTCTATTTTGACCGCCGCAGGGATGTGCTCTTCATATCCGCCCTGTTTCTGGTCACCAACGGTTTCTTCAGCTGGATAACCACGCAGATGGATGCGGGATTCTACGGTTACGGTTACTGCTATTCCTGTTTTACGGCTCTGTTTGCCGCCTATTGGCGGCTCGACTGGAACATCAGCAATCTCGAATACATAACCTTTGCCCGGCAGCCTATCGGCTAG
- the pelF gene encoding GT4 family glycosyltransferase PelF — protein MIADVCLILEGSYPFVAGGVSSWVHNLVEGLPQITFTALCILPSEKEPHEYKYELPPNFLPPKVVYIHDVEKPKRSLFNHFGNRQIEEIRSFHKTLGKLSHDDLKAIIEAFQNSRYPLWELMHGKKAWDFLIEQIEDHVPDAPFMNYFWTYRFTHLPMFKVMSVKLPEARAYHAVSTGYAGLLGAVARITTGRPLLLTEHGIYTKERKIEIAQSESLQQKEDKRLRVNKDLGVYQQLWVKTFYALGRITYHYAERIITLYEGNRQMQIKDGAAPWRTEVIPNGIDLEGFRHLKPATYPEETQDAFTIGFVGRVVPIKDVKTFIRACKSVSLKMDNVRFWIMGPTEEDEEYYEECVDLVKVLQLEDTVRFLGRVNVREYYQQLDLVVLTSISEAQPLVVMEANCAGIPVVASDVGACRELLEGRIAEDRSLGPSGIVTRIADPSDTADAILSILGSFATRRRMARAGRERIARFYSEAALNARYDTVYRELMELQDWTGPGGTGPAAEEPAWQE, from the coding sequence ATGATCGCAGATGTCTGTCTCATACTGGAAGGCTCCTATCCCTTTGTCGCCGGCGGCGTATCCTCGTGGGTGCACAATCTGGTCGAAGGATTGCCGCAGATCACGTTCACGGCGCTGTGCATCCTGCCTTCGGAAAAGGAACCCCACGAATACAAATATGAGCTTCCTCCTAATTTTCTGCCCCCCAAAGTCGTTTACATCCACGATGTGGAAAAGCCGAAGCGAAGTCTGTTCAACCACTTCGGCAACCGGCAGATCGAAGAGATACGGTCCTTCCATAAAACCTTGGGGAAACTTTCGCACGATGATCTCAAAGCCATAATCGAGGCCTTTCAGAACAGCCGCTACCCTCTGTGGGAGCTCATGCACGGCAAAAAGGCGTGGGATTTTCTCATTGAACAGATCGAGGATCATGTCCCCGATGCACCGTTCATGAACTACTTCTGGACCTATCGGTTCACGCACCTGCCCATGTTCAAGGTCATGAGCGTAAAGCTGCCTGAAGCTCGTGCCTACCACGCCGTTTCCACCGGCTATGCAGGGCTGCTGGGGGCTGTGGCCCGCATCACTACCGGCCGCCCCCTGCTGCTCACGGAACACGGCATCTACACCAAGGAACGCAAAATCGAGATTGCCCAGTCCGAATCTCTGCAGCAGAAGGAAGACAAGCGACTCAGGGTCAACAAGGACCTTGGTGTCTATCAGCAATTGTGGGTGAAAACCTTTTACGCCCTTGGCCGCATCACTTACCACTATGCCGAACGCATAATCACCCTGTACGAGGGCAACAGGCAGATGCAGATAAAGGACGGTGCCGCCCCATGGCGGACCGAAGTCATCCCCAACGGCATCGATCTGGAAGGCTTCCGGCATCTCAAGCCCGCCACGTATCCCGAAGAGACGCAGGATGCCTTCACCATCGGCTTTGTGGGACGTGTGGTGCCCATCAAGGACGTAAAAACCTTCATACGCGCCTGCAAATCTGTCTCTCTGAAAATGGATAACGTGCGTTTCTGGATAATGGGCCCGACAGAAGAAGATGAAGAATATTATGAAGAGTGCGTTGATCTGGTCAAAGTGCTCCAGCTTGAGGATACGGTCCGTTTTCTCGGGCGGGTCAACGTGCGGGAATATTACCAGCAGCTCGACCTTGTGGTGCTGACCTCCATAAGCGAAGCCCAGCCTCTGGTGGTAATGGAAGCCAACTGCGCAGGCATTCCCGTTGTCGCATCCGACGTAGGGGCCTGCCGCGAACTGCTCGAAGGCAGAATTGCGGAAGACCGGAGCCTTGGCCCTTCAGGCATTGTTACACGCATTGCCGACCCTTCCGACACGGCGGACGCCATTCTTTCCATACTCGGCAGCTTTGCCACGAGGCGGCGCATGGCCCGTGCCGGACGTGAGCGGATTGCCCGATTTTACAGTGAGGCCGCTCTCAACGCCCGCTATGATACGGTCTATCGGGAATTAATGGAGTTACAGGACTGGACAGGACCGGGTGGAACCGGCCCCGCCGCGGAGGAACCGGCATGGCAGGAATAG
- a CDS encoding HEAT repeat domain-containing protein → MTPLSQSEPANQHISNRRLHMRATVLLQAVFLVAMGIEGAACYVLLHTAPPTTQQWVLAGLLHLLASALPLGYAYQPERIPGAGWYIPKLTGLIALFLPVIGITGMMLTVSLTKLFFRSHGLAHGFEHEALKLTKDEEVVIQRSMDDMLREELATQPIVDILLGDDEDLKRGAIMLLKRMKSARAIKLLKESLSDTSTEVRFFAHTALSQLEESAMQRLEKAEELSSSGNSRAIRDYATTCRDYAHSGLPETSMKTYYLEEARKLFLKYLEQEKQDHATYIEIGKISMELQEHAAALNAFDTALNFPETFIEARLGRCWVFYEQRDWLQLTNEMRSMRTRMPDSEESDDFNRALYAFWAQRIPSSLNASGETA, encoded by the coding sequence ATGACGCCGTTATCACAGTCTGAGCCGGCAAACCAGCACATAAGCAACCGCAGACTGCACATGCGGGCAACCGTATTGCTACAGGCAGTCTTTCTTGTTGCCATGGGCATTGAAGGTGCGGCCTGCTATGTTCTGCTGCATACGGCTCCGCCCACCACGCAGCAGTGGGTGCTTGCCGGTCTGCTGCACCTGCTCGCCTCGGCCCTGCCCCTGGGCTATGCCTACCAGCCTGAGCGCATTCCCGGTGCAGGCTGGTATATTCCCAAACTGACAGGGCTTATCGCCCTTTTTCTCCCGGTCATAGGCATAACGGGCATGATGCTGACAGTGTCACTCACCAAACTGTTTTTCCGTTCGCATGGGCTTGCCCACGGCTTCGAGCATGAGGCACTCAAGCTTACCAAAGACGAAGAAGTGGTCATTCAGCGCTCCATGGACGACATGCTCCGCGAAGAACTGGCCACCCAGCCCATTGTGGATATTCTTCTGGGAGATGATGAAGACCTCAAACGCGGAGCCATCATGCTGCTCAAACGCATGAAAAGCGCACGCGCCATAAAGCTGCTCAAGGAAAGTCTTTCGGACACCTCAACTGAAGTACGTTTCTTTGCGCATACCGCCCTCTCGCAGCTTGAAGAAAGCGCCATGCAACGGCTTGAAAAGGCCGAGGAACTTTCCTCATCCGGCAACAGCAGGGCCATACGCGACTACGCAACAACCTGCCGCGACTATGCTCACAGCGGCCTGCCCGAAACCAGCATGAAAACCTACTACCTGGAAGAGGCCCGTAAGCTGTTTCTCAAATATCTTGAGCAAGAAAAACAGGACCATGCAACATATATTGAAATCGGGAAGATAAGCATGGAACTTCAGGAACACGCTGCCGCCCTCAATGCCTTTGATACCGCCCTCAATTTTCCGGAAACGTTCATCGAGGCGCGACTGGGACGGTGCTGGGTATTCTACGAACAACGCGACTGGCTGCAATTGACGAACGAAATGCGCAGTATGCGGACACGCATGCCCGATTCAGAGGAATCGGACGACTTCAACAGGGCACTCTATGCGTTCTGGGCGCAGCGGATCCCGTCATCGCTCAATGCATCCGGAGAAACGGCATGA
- a CDS encoding GAF domain-containing protein, which yields MTVTRITPKAITGKGRLVYLLETLLGLMLITVLNVLLFRSDIGFMQVQPHPYWIVVVLIAVRYGFFPGFFAGFMAALLYLLFKAAAITDISLLELRSMDLWGPPLLFWVTGMALGEIRQGHIRELINAQIALKESTRLAGEQKKEMQTLEQAKVEMDTRIFSQEHTLSTIYEAAQALRTLEAESIYMAILDLLRQYLDVEECSIYMMENNTFHLKASKRTTSPRPRNVLGQETEPLATVYRERKAVTIDMALRNDFDNAGLLIAAPVLTGSGMEAVGVLVVEKMPFLKFNPASIRMVELIADWCGSSLENALLHHNTREKLITDEIADVYNSKYLRRRLHEEFLRAKRYGLELSIIYLEIPGFTERIPEEQQATLVAFASVIQSHLRNIDLVFMHDTPGAFVVVLPTTPIAGARVVVNNIARAYQALVIMSFELESNAMALRVGTAAMVEAMQETDELLAAMAEDIHDAVITV from the coding sequence ATGACAGTAACCAGAATCACCCCCAAGGCAATCACAGGCAAAGGCCGCCTCGTCTACCTGCTGGAAACCCTGCTCGGCCTTATGCTCATCACCGTGCTGAATGTCCTGCTGTTCAGAAGCGACATCGGGTTCATGCAGGTGCAACCGCATCCCTACTGGATAGTGGTGGTGCTCATTGCCGTGCGCTATGGCTTCTTCCCCGGGTTTTTCGCAGGTTTCATGGCCGCCCTGCTCTACCTGCTGTTCAAGGCCGCTGCCATTACGGATATTTCGCTGCTTGAACTGCGCTCCATGGATCTGTGGGGGCCTCCCCTCCTTTTCTGGGTAACCGGCATGGCGCTCGGCGAAATCAGGCAGGGACACATACGGGAGCTGATCAACGCGCAGATCGCGCTGAAGGAATCCACGCGCCTTGCCGGGGAACAGAAGAAGGAGATGCAGACGCTGGAACAGGCCAAGGTGGAGATGGATACGCGCATCTTCTCGCAGGAGCATACCCTGAGCACCATTTATGAGGCCGCTCAGGCACTGCGCACTCTTGAGGCAGAATCCATCTACATGGCCATTCTCGACCTGTTGCGGCAGTATCTGGATGTGGAGGAGTGTTCCATTTACATGATGGAAAACAACACGTTCCACCTCAAGGCATCCAAACGTACCACATCGCCCCGGCCGCGAAACGTGCTGGGGCAGGAAACCGAACCCCTTGCAACAGTGTACAGAGAACGCAAAGCCGTCACCATAGACATGGCGCTGCGCAACGATTTTGACAACGCGGGCCTGCTCATCGCCGCTCCGGTGCTCACCGGCAGCGGCATGGAGGCCGTGGGCGTGCTCGTGGTTGAGAAAATGCCCTTCCTCAAGTTCAATCCGGCATCCATCCGCATGGTCGAGCTCATTGCTGACTGGTGCGGCTCCAGCCTTGAAAACGCCCTGCTTCACCACAACACACGCGAAAAACTCATCACCGATGAAATCGCCGACGTGTACAACAGCAAGTACCTGCGCAGAAGACTGCATGAAGAATTTCTGCGGGCCAAACGCTACGGACTGGAACTCTCCATCATTTATCTGGAAATTCCCGGATTTACGGAACGCATCCCCGAAGAACAGCAGGCAACGCTTGTGGCATTTGCATCGGTGATTCAGTCCCACCTGCGCAATATCGACCTTGTGTTCATGCACGACACCCCGGGAGCCTTTGTTGTAGTGCTGCCCACCACCCCCATTGCAGGTGCCAGAGTTGTTGTGAACAACATCGCCAGAGCCTATCAGGCGCTCGTGATCATGAGCTTTGAACTGGAATCGAATGCCATGGCACTGCGGGTGGGAACCGCCGCCATGGTAGAGGCCATGCAGGAAACGGACGAACTTCTGGCCGCCATGGCGGAGGATATTCATGACGCCGTTATCACAGTCTGA
- a CDS encoding tetratricopeptide repeat protein produces MIPARIFTRFCLPALLALLVLPTCTAALRAADNAPVTDIPPAPAGSIWSVQTDSARNPAGAAQAVLRMRSSVTPEARMLLLYSADSSPWYVVELTASPDREAARQAAEAYLRISGRKAVVRQMDATLHEERTVPEALLREPQNIAQLSAANTAADPVAQASSVSTADQTPLRAEPQPASGQIDNEQSASVLVDNEQSASVLVDNEQSASVLVDNEQPASVLVDNEQPASVLVDNEQSASVLADSEQSAPMLTSVLAEDGQTAPGEAVTANAEAAVAPEQRAPYTPFNADSRQAALIIARSTFMQGDHEGARAMYRVLLTQYGPDEEIVAGYVDTLLEGRRWAEAESELAAWRVRSPQSLDAIRQTARLYLLMADENGNYEAAFPWLETILEQTPEDTDIKSDYAYARLNAGDWNGALALFSDVLDADPGNTDAAEAVRIICRDHSPQLRADFRSEVQTGNISINTLETEYSRQLNPAWRLAVSEERSSIHRKGNNQGTTGIATEILRHSVRARNDINTRWSLLSGISYFSGKAEGMGAEAGFERRDLLGGTLSLEGELNAPWLSTLDAVDREGTTDTYTARYERPLNDFWSMSASAGAVRYSLENISGYSWQEREEFALTRSIRYLPDLSASYIFTRTRQHYRQNDPAERPVDLVDKEDIHALRLEMLHWYNDYVALRAFGSAGYDVFRPSPLFGAGGGLRFRLGERIDLDAGFEYNNDTGQVGGGEAKALTSSIIFRF; encoded by the coding sequence ATGATACCGGCCCGCATATTCACGAGATTCTGCCTTCCGGCGCTGCTGGCACTGCTGGTATTGCCTACCTGCACTGCGGCACTGCGCGCGGCAGATAACGCTCCGGTAACTGATATACCGCCCGCTCCCGCCGGCAGCATATGGTCCGTGCAGACCGATTCTGCCCGCAATCCTGCCGGTGCCGCACAGGCAGTGCTGCGCATGCGCTCGTCCGTTACGCCGGAGGCACGCATGCTGCTGCTCTACAGTGCGGACAGCTCCCCGTGGTACGTGGTGGAACTCACCGCCTCGCCGGACAGGGAAGCAGCACGACAGGCAGCCGAAGCCTATCTGCGTATAAGCGGCAGAAAAGCCGTGGTACGCCAGATGGATGCGACCCTGCATGAAGAACGCACGGTTCCCGAGGCCCTGCTGCGTGAGCCGCAAAACATAGCACAACTCTCTGCGGCAAACACGGCTGCTGACCCCGTGGCTCAGGCCTCTTCGGTCTCTACGGCTGATCAGACACCGCTTAGGGCAGAACCCCAGCCTGCATCTGGACAGATAGATAACGAACAGTCTGCGTCTGTTCTGGTAGATAACGAACAGTCTGCATCTGTTCTGGTAGATAACGAACAGTCTGCATCTGTTCTGGTAGATAACGAACAGCCTGCGTCTGTTCTGGTAGATAACGAACAGCCTGCGTCTGTTCTGGTAGATAACGAACAGTCTGCATCTGTTCTGGCAGATAGCGAACAGTCTGCGCCTATGCTGACATCTGTTCTGGCCGAAGACGGGCAAACGGCACCCGGAGAAGCAGTGACTGCGAACGCAGAGGCAGCCGTGGCCCCTGAACAAAGGGCTCCCTATACGCCCTTCAATGCCGACAGCAGGCAGGCGGCGCTCATCATCGCCCGCAGCACCTTCATGCAGGGCGACCATGAAGGCGCCCGCGCCATGTACCGCGTGCTCCTCACCCAATACGGCCCTGACGAAGAAATCGTCGCCGGATACGTGGATACCCTGCTCGAAGGAAGGCGCTGGGCAGAAGCGGAATCCGAGCTTGCGGCGTGGCGTGTCAGAAGCCCTCAAAGCCTTGATGCCATTCGCCAGACCGCCAGACTCTATCTGCTCATGGCCGATGAGAACGGCAACTACGAGGCAGCGTTTCCATGGCTTGAAACCATTCTGGAACAGACACCCGAAGATACGGATATCAAATCCGATTATGCCTACGCGCGCCTGAATGCGGGAGACTGGAACGGAGCTCTGGCGCTGTTCAGCGACGTCCTTGATGCCGACCCCGGAAATACGGATGCGGCCGAAGCAGTGCGGATCATCTGCCGTGACCACAGCCCCCAGCTTCGTGCAGACTTCCGTTCCGAGGTGCAGACCGGCAATATTTCCATCAACACGCTGGAAACGGAATACAGCCGGCAGCTCAATCCCGCATGGCGGCTTGCCGTGTCCGAAGAACGTAGCAGCATACACCGCAAGGGCAACAATCAGGGTACCACCGGCATAGCCACGGAAATTCTGCGCCACTCGGTGCGCGCCCGCAACGACATCAACACCCGCTGGAGCCTTCTGAGCGGCATAAGCTATTTCTCGGGCAAGGCGGAAGGTATGGGAGCAGAGGCCGGATTCGAGCGCCGCGACCTTCTGGGCGGCACACTGAGCCTTGAAGGTGAACTCAACGCCCCGTGGCTCTCCACGCTGGATGCCGTGGACCGCGAAGGAACAACTGACACCTACACGGCACGCTACGAGCGCCCCCTGAACGACTTCTGGTCCATGAGTGCCTCGGCGGGTGCCGTGCGGTATTCGCTTGAAAATATCTCGGGTTATTCCTGGCAGGAACGTGAGGAATTTGCGCTTACCCGCAGCATCCGCTACCTGCCCGACCTTTCCGCCTCGTACATTTTCACCCGCACCCGGCAGCACTACCGGCAGAACGACCCTGCCGAGCGGCCCGTTGATCTTGTGGACAAGGAAGACATCCACGCCCTGCGCCTTGAAATGCTCCACTGGTACAACGACTACGTGGCCCTGCGCGCCTTCGGTTCCGCAGGATACGACGTCTTCCGCCCCTCCCCGCTGTTCGGTGCAGGCGGCGGACTGCGCTTCCGGCTGGGAGAGCGCATCGATCTGGATGCAGGATTCGAATACAACAACGATACCGGTCAGGTTGGCGGCGGCGAAGCCAAGGCCCTTACTTCATCCATCATCTTCCGGTTCTAG